The region GCACTCATAGCAATTTTAGTCACTCAGAGAGCAGAAAAGCTCTATTACCTAATGGAAACTGGTAACATaacaatagaaaatatatttaattaattattattattattaatacggtAATTGTTGTTATTGTAGTTTTTctaattgaaattttgaaagtttctatgtgatattataaaatttaaaaattattttaaggagAAGGAGAAACTTTCATTAGCCAATCTTTAAATATCGTAcctataagaaaaataattggcCAAAAGTTCGCAGGATTATctacacaatttattttattaaatataaaaaacagaaCTTCTTTTGGTGTAGAGATTAATgtataaagttttttattaccTTAGTATTTGATGAATAatgattttacttaaaaaatataaatattttttatgaaataaatttaccttattaataattattatattaaatatatctacgATATAAATGCAGAGTAAAGATAGAGCTAAGCAGActcattaaataatacaatcagttgaaatatataataatagtatttatatatttgagatGAATGAAAGTACATCACAcgataattatttagttattgTGATAGATTTCCATAAAGAGCAAATACAATACCTAAAACGATATAGAGACACtatttagtattaatttgtaACAAGATGTAGGTATAATGACTTACCTCCCGGAAATCTGTGAGGAAATATTCTCCCGTGCCTGTTAATCAACCACGGGTAAAGCTGGTAGGACTCCCTGGGCACTGGAGCCGCCGGGTGAGGTGGGTGATGAGGAGGAATGGGTGCTCCGAACCCTTGCTGCTGGTGAGCCAGAGCCGCAGCCAACGCGGCGCCTTGGAAGTGCGCCAGGAACTGGTGATGGTGGCTTTGAGCGTCCAAATACGGTAGCCTCTTTAACTCGGGGTTTGGAAACACAGCCGGCAAGGCGCTAGGCCTCAGCAGCGGTAGGGGAGAAGGGCTTCTGGGCGACGCAACGGGAGACGGCGATCCAGGGCTTGCCAGCGGTGGGGAAGTGTGTTTCTGGCGCTCTGAACCAACTATACTGTCTATGCTAAATCCAATTTTCGGCTTGGACGGCACCGCGATAACAGGGGTCGGTGCGAGAGGCATCATGCTTCCACCAATATCGTCACAGCACACTCAACAATCAACTCACAACACAACCACAATCCATGACGGCACGCGGTACGAACGCCGACCCGGCGCGCGAACGAATGAGCCCTTTTCACACGCTGAACGCCCGTTCCGATAAAAAAAACTTCCACAATGGACGCCCGTCTTCCGATTGGCTGCCTCCCCCTTATGGGTGGCTACGACCAGTTAAACGTCGCTCATTAATACTCCGGCTGGCTCGCTATTGGTCGATTTCAGACGACGGGTGGAATTTGAATATAGAGCCTTCTTTCGTGGGCGGTTTTCGTTTGGATGCCGCGATTTCCAACCGGCCAGATGGTGTGATGCCTCGGTTTAGACACGCTTTTATGGAGCTGTGATACTCTTAAAATTAGCTGGTTATGATTCAATTAAGCGAACGATTGGGTACgtctgtgatttttttttttgttagcgGACGCTGCGTCGACACTGCAATAATCTTTAATTAACTCGGATGCTTTATTAGCTTAATGTATCGAGATAAAGTACTCAATCGGTATCCGAATGTCGAATAATCGATTTCGCGGGAAACTGCCGATACAAAACTGTATCGCGCTCGTTagaatttttattgataataaaataattcttgacgttatgttgatttaaaattaaataataaaacgcgATAAGCATTGAATTTCACGCAAATTTTCAAACATTATAAACTAAACAGTGTTTGGTAAAtagtttgattttttaattaaaattgttttgatttgtggCTGTGATTGGTTTTTTATTGCGCTCAGTGGGACTCGAgccatttgtaaataataataatggttcAAGTAGTCAAGGGAGACTCgccatttttgttttaatgcATTCACTGACATTTTCAATACatgataaagtaaaatatagataaaacattaaataacaGAGTTATTATTATTGGATACTGTTCTCT is a window of Leptidea sinapis chromosome 26, ilLepSina1.1, whole genome shotgun sequence DNA encoding:
- the LOC126972399 gene encoding homeotic protein empty spiracles-like, whose translation is MMPLAPTPVIAVPSKPKIGFSIDSIVGSERQKHTSPPLASPGSPSPVASPRSPSPLPLLRPSALPAVFPNPELKRLPYLDAQSHHHQFLAHFQGAALAAALAHQQQGFGAPIPPHHPPHPAAPVPRESYQLYPWLINRHGRIFPHRFPGGPDIPGFLLQPFRKPKRIRTAFSPSQLLKLEHAFEKNHYVVGAERKQLAQALSLTETQVKVWFQNRRTKHKRMQQEEEAKTGKSSSSSNKPDESHFNNSYDDDDEELIDMDMDELSESENET